In Streptomyces sp. DG2A-72, one genomic interval encodes:
- a CDS encoding alpha/beta fold hydrolase has translation MVDGVRMRDGRWLAVTERGDPDGTPVVLLHGTPGCRHGTVPEDVLTARPGVRFISYDRPGYGDSDRRPGRLVADAARDVAALADALKLDRFAVLGHSGGAPHALACAALLPARVRRTAALVCPAPPNAAGLSWFEGMAPSKVEDFTRALTDPLDFADRLAARAAAIRSDPAQLLVSIRDGLTDSDRRIISDPAISDMLLRNYRESLSTSAYGWLDDDLALLSSWGFDPAVITRPVLLWHGALDTFSPVGHFKWLADQIPRARPVLDPDAGHFGALKALPAVLDWLCATPESRAS, from the coding sequence GTGGTCGACGGCGTACGGATGCGGGACGGCCGATGGCTGGCGGTGACGGAGCGAGGAGATCCGGACGGCACGCCGGTGGTGCTGCTGCACGGCACCCCGGGCTGCCGCCACGGCACGGTGCCGGAGGACGTCCTCACCGCGCGCCCCGGCGTGCGGTTCATCTCCTACGACCGTCCCGGCTACGGCGATTCGGACCGCCGGCCGGGACGCCTGGTGGCCGACGCGGCCCGGGACGTGGCCGCGCTGGCGGACGCTCTCAAGCTCGACCGGTTCGCCGTCCTCGGCCACTCGGGCGGCGCCCCGCACGCACTGGCCTGCGCCGCGCTGTTGCCGGCGCGGGTGCGGCGTACGGCGGCGCTGGTGTGTCCCGCACCGCCGAACGCCGCTGGACTGAGCTGGTTCGAGGGCATGGCCCCCTCGAAGGTCGAGGACTTCACCCGGGCCCTCACCGACCCGCTGGACTTCGCCGACCGGCTGGCCGCGCGCGCCGCCGCCATCCGCAGCGATCCGGCCCAGCTGCTGGTGTCCATCCGCGACGGGCTCACCGACTCCGACCGGCGGATCATCTCCGACCCGGCCATCAGCGACATGCTGCTGCGCAACTACCGCGAGTCGCTGAGCACCTCGGCGTACGGCTGGCTCGACGACGATCTCGCCCTGCTCAGCAGCTGGGGCTTCGACCCGGCGGTCATCACCCGGCCGGTGCTGCTGTGGCACGGCGCCCTGGACACCTTCTCTCCCGTGGGCCACTTCAAGTGGCTCGCGGACCAGATCCCCCGGGCCCGCCCCGTCCTGGACCCCGACGCCGGCCACTTCGGAGCGCTCAAGGCCCTGCCCGCCGTACTGGACTGGCTGTGCGCCACACCGGAGTCCAGGGCCTCATGA
- a CDS encoding slipin family protein, translated as MVEELVAAGVSLASVGAVYVMSAARVVKQYERGVVFRLGRLKSDVRGPGFTMIVPGVDKLRKVNMQIVTMPVPAQEGITRDNVTVRVDAVVYFKVVDAADAVVQVEDYRFAVSQMAQTSLRSIIGKSDLDDLLSNREKLNQGLELMIDSPAIGWGVQIDRVEIKDVSLPETMKRSMARQAEADRERRARVINADAELQASKKLAEAAEQMADTPSALQLRLLQTVMAVAAEKNSTLVLPIPVELLRFLEKAPGQAPSAPAVPPRPAQEQLPPAEPRLDPDLEGSISRQD; from the coding sequence ATGGTCGAGGAGCTGGTGGCGGCGGGCGTCTCGCTCGCGTCTGTCGGAGCGGTGTACGTGATGTCGGCGGCGCGGGTCGTCAAACAGTACGAACGCGGTGTGGTGTTCCGGCTCGGCAGGCTGAAGTCCGATGTGCGCGGGCCCGGGTTCACGATGATCGTTCCCGGCGTGGACAAGCTCCGCAAGGTCAACATGCAGATCGTGACGATGCCCGTGCCCGCGCAGGAGGGCATCACCCGGGACAACGTCACGGTGCGGGTGGACGCCGTCGTCTACTTCAAGGTCGTCGACGCGGCCGACGCCGTCGTGCAGGTCGAGGACTACCGCTTCGCCGTCTCGCAGATGGCGCAGACCTCGCTGCGCTCCATCATCGGCAAGAGCGACCTGGACGATCTGCTGTCCAACCGCGAAAAGCTCAACCAGGGCCTGGAGTTGATGATCGACAGCCCCGCGATCGGCTGGGGCGTGCAGATCGACCGCGTCGAGATCAAGGACGTGTCGCTGCCCGAGACCATGAAGCGCTCCATGGCGCGGCAGGCGGAGGCCGACCGCGAGCGGCGGGCCCGGGTCATCAACGCCGACGCCGAACTCCAGGCGTCCAAGAAGCTCGCCGAGGCCGCCGAACAGATGGCGGACACGCCCTCCGCCCTGCAACTGCGGCTGCTCCAGACGGTGATGGCGGTCGCCGCCGAGAAGAACTCGACGCTCGTGCTGCCCATCCCGGTGGAACTGCTGCGCTTCCTGGAGAAGGCGCCGGGACAGGCGCCGTCGGCCCCGGCGGTGCCCCCGCGCCCGGCGCAGGAACAACTGCCGCCCGCCGAACCGCGCTTGGATCCGGACCTCGAAGGGTCGATTTCAAGACAGGACTAG